In Enterobacter sp. 638, a single window of DNA contains:
- a CDS encoding DMT family transporter: MQLVFILMVIAGGMGLSVEAGLLGPLGGEVGDLWATFSVFGVGAALTFLLMLFFSPRNSPSFFAQPSWQLLGGVLGPVYVIILTVATPAIGVAMTMIGVLAGQVFKSLIIDHFGLLGTPHRKIDSKRIIALMFIIAALVLVAQG, from the coding sequence ATGCAACTGGTATTCATTCTAATGGTGATCGCGGGCGGCATGGGGCTGTCTGTAGAAGCGGGCTTGCTGGGGCCGCTGGGCGGCGAAGTCGGTGATTTGTGGGCGACGTTCAGCGTCTTTGGCGTCGGTGCTGCGCTGACCTTTCTGCTGATGCTGTTTTTCAGCCCGCGCAACAGCCCGTCATTTTTCGCCCAGCCTTCGTGGCAACTTTTGGGCGGCGTGCTCGGTCCGGTCTACGTCATCATTCTAACCGTCGCTACACCCGCGATCGGCGTGGCGATGACCATGATTGGCGTTCTGGCCGGTCAGGTGTTTAAAAGCCTGATTATCGATCACTTCGGGCTGCTGGGAACGCCGCACCGTAAAATTGACAGTAAACGTATCATCGCACTGATGTTTATCATCGCGGCGCTGGTTCTCGTGGCTCAGGGATAA
- a CDS encoding DUF2058 domain-containing protein: MTKLTLQEQMLKAGLVSSKKMAKVQRTAKKSRVQAREAREAVEENKKSQLERDKQLSEQQKLAVLSKEYKAQVKQLIEMNKITDSKGDIGFNFTDGNLIKKVFVDKTTQAQLISGRLAIARLATDKNGESEYAIIPAVVADKIAQRDANSIVLNSALSQEEQDEDDPYADFKVPDDLMW; encoded by the coding sequence ATGACAAAACTTACCTTACAAGAGCAGATGCTAAAAGCGGGTCTCGTGAGCAGCAAAAAAATGGCCAAAGTCCAGAGAACAGCGAAAAAGTCTCGCGTTCAGGCCCGTGAGGCAAGAGAGGCGGTGGAAGAGAATAAAAAGTCACAGCTTGAGCGTGATAAGCAGCTGAGCGAACAGCAAAAACTGGCTGTGTTATCGAAAGAATATAAAGCTCAGGTTAAACAGCTTATTGAAATGAATAAAATTACCGATTCAAAAGGTGATATTGGTTTTAACTTCACCGACGGTAATTTAATTAAAAAAGTGTTTGTCGATAAGACCACTCAGGCGCAGTTGATCAGCGGCCGCCTGGCGATTGCGCGTCTGGCAACGGATAAAAATGGCGAGAGCGAATATGCCATTATTCCTGCGGTTGTGGCCGATAAAATTGCCCAGCGCGATGCAAACAGCATTGTTTTAAACAGTGCGCTGAGTCAGGAAGAGCAGGATGAAGACGATCCGTATGCTGACTTTAAAGTGCCTGACGATTTGATGTGGTAA
- a CDS encoding LysR family transcriptional regulator, whose protein sequence is MYDFANISIRWLRFFIDVYETQNFSVVARREGISASQVSRVIHQLEDAIGQQLFYRNTRAVMPTESGHLFVRYARTVTGSLEDARRELDERTREPSGVIRMNAPVFFGQRHIAPWLPALAERYPRLNLDLTLTDDYIDPHKDAADVIFRIGELTDSSFHARIFGQQFYHLAASPAYVQKHGAPEGPADLARHQCLVYRGSSGPNRWLARQPGGAWVHYPVTPRLSSNNAETLLIAALGGMGIVLFPDWLIGERLQRGELVALLPEIETSIKTEPQSIAAIYPHTRHPPLNVRAAIDYFVEAFGTPLYWQSDAGKNRA, encoded by the coding sequence ATGTACGATTTCGCCAACATCAGTATCCGCTGGCTGCGCTTTTTTATTGACGTGTATGAGACGCAGAATTTTTCTGTGGTGGCGCGGCGCGAAGGGATTTCAGCGTCTCAGGTGTCGCGCGTTATCCATCAGCTTGAAGATGCGATCGGCCAGCAGCTTTTCTATCGCAATACCCGCGCGGTCATGCCGACTGAAAGTGGTCATCTTTTCGTCCGCTATGCGCGAACCGTGACGGGGAGTCTGGAGGACGCGCGGCGGGAACTCGACGAACGCACGCGTGAGCCGTCCGGGGTGATCCGCATGAATGCACCGGTGTTTTTTGGGCAGCGGCACATCGCCCCCTGGCTGCCCGCGTTGGCAGAACGCTATCCCCGGCTGAACCTGGATCTGACGCTGACGGACGATTATATCGATCCGCACAAGGATGCTGCCGACGTGATCTTTCGCATCGGCGAGCTGACGGATTCCTCCTTCCACGCGCGCATTTTCGGCCAGCAGTTTTACCATCTGGCTGCGTCACCGGCGTATGTGCAAAAGCATGGCGCACCTGAAGGGCCCGCTGATTTGGCCCGGCATCAATGCCTTGTCTACCGTGGCTCTTCCGGCCCAAACCGTTGGCTGGCACGTCAACCGGGCGGGGCGTGGGTGCATTATCCGGTCACGCCGCGGTTGTCTTCCAATAATGCGGAAACGCTGCTTATCGCGGCGCTCGGGGGAATGGGCATCGTTCTTTTCCCGGACTGGTTGATTGGCGAGCGGTTACAGCGCGGTGAGCTGGTGGCGTTGCTGCCAGAGATAGAGACCTCCATTAAGACGGAGCCGCAGAGTATTGCCGCGATTTATCCCCATACCCGCCACCCGCCGTTGAACGTCAGGGCGGCGATTGATTACTTCGTTGAAGCGTTCGGGACGCCGCTTTACTGGCAATCCGATGCCGGAAAAAACAGAGCGTAA
- a CDS encoding RluA family pseudouridine synthase: MSTILDTFIAPPCHDTIEILYQDEHLVIINKPSGLLSLSGKNPQNLDSVHYRLVKTFPGCTLIHRLDFGTSGLMVIARNKTINAALCQQFSQRTVTKIYSALLCGHLENNEGAIDAPIAKDPALFPLMSICAITGKPARSRYRVIERFYRVGEDGAELPLTRVELTPETGRTHQLRIHCQQLGHPILGCDLYGGLLRPGTEKTPRLMLHASELHFVHPIRKEIIKAQNASPF; this comes from the coding sequence ATGTCTACCATTCTCGATACCTTTATCGCCCCGCCGTGCCATGACACGATAGAGATTCTCTATCAGGATGAGCACCTTGTGATTATCAATAAACCCAGCGGGCTGTTGAGCCTTTCGGGGAAGAATCCGCAAAATCTCGACTCCGTGCATTATCGGCTGGTCAAAACCTTTCCTGGCTGCACGCTTATCCATCGGCTGGATTTCGGCACGTCCGGGTTAATGGTGATCGCCCGCAACAAGACAATCAATGCCGCACTTTGCCAGCAGTTCAGCCAGCGCACGGTGACCAAAATATACAGCGCCCTGCTCTGCGGGCATCTTGAGAACAATGAAGGCGCGATCGACGCGCCAATAGCCAAAGATCCGGCGCTGTTCCCGCTGATGTCGATTTGTGCCATCACCGGCAAGCCCGCTCGCTCGCGCTATCGGGTGATCGAGCGTTTTTATCGTGTAGGGGAAGACGGGGCGGAACTGCCGCTGACGCGGGTTGAGCTGACCCCAGAAACAGGGCGTACCCATCAACTGCGCATTCACTGTCAGCAGTTGGGCCACCCTATTCTGGGCTGCGATCTGTACGGCGGTCTGCTACGGCCAGGGACCGAAAAGACGCCACGGCTGATGCTGCACGCTAGCGAGTTGCACTTTGTGCATCCCATCCGTAAAGAGATAATCAAAGCGCAAAATGCCAGTCCGTTTTAA
- a CDS encoding cold shock domain-containing protein produces MAMNGTITTWFEDKGFGFIKDENGDNRYFHVIKVANPELIKKDAAVTFEPTTNNKGLSAFAVKVLPESKYIYIAGEKIKLTSIKSFVVYSEEVPVETRIDKENAVLSVGILMSSISPKSAAAKPGEMRSLKKLAITTFQGSTLIFTADEIDIEATVKMLKI; encoded by the coding sequence ATGGCGATGAACGGAACAATCACAACCTGGTTTGAAGACAAAGGTTTTGGATTTATCAAAGATGAAAACGGTGATAACCGTTATTTTCATGTGATCAAGGTCGCCAACCCAGAGCTCATCAAAAAAGATGCCGCCGTGACGTTTGAACCGACGACCAATAATAAAGGGCTGTCGGCGTTCGCGGTGAAAGTCCTTCCCGAAAGCAAATACATCTATATTGCAGGCGAGAAAATCAAGCTCACGTCCATCAAGTCCTTCGTGGTGTACAGCGAAGAAGTGCCTGTTGAAACCCGCATTGATAAAGAGAATGCCGTGCTGTCAGTGGGCATACTGATGAGTAGCATCAGCCCGAAATCTGCCGCCGCTAAACCTGGCGAAATGCGCTCGCTGAAAAAACTGGCGATCACCACCTTCCAGGGCTCGACGCTCATTTTCACCGCCGATGAGATAGACATCGAAGCCACGGTAAAAATGCTCAAGATCTAA
- a CDS encoding MFS transporter, which yields MLVNKRLIAVIFSVTVFSLTYGLSSPLIAFKLLNAGVSESVIGFNAAMHAVGVFLIAPFLPALFRRFRPLTLIVVSLCAIALIFVLFGVVSFPMWFLLRMGLGLFSEIIMVQTETWLNGSTVERARGKVLALYTAGMSLGFATGPLILAWTGSNGNLAFYVASVLAALAIVFIFTSGMPRVEGHEENPETLRNSLKLAALPVMATVLNAAVEVLGMNFLSLYAIKLGWSESASALLISVLMFGAIILQLPIGWLADRVDRLRLMTTLAFIAAALAFVWPHILAFHLLSYAMLFIWGGIFVGIYTVAITWVGERFKGGQLAGIYAAMSVAWGAGALAGPLLGGFAMTFSLHGLPWLTGALCLVFALLSLSGPLKSRS from the coding sequence ATGTTAGTGAATAAACGTCTGATCGCCGTGATCTTTTCGGTCACGGTTTTTAGCCTGACCTACGGACTCAGCTCGCCGTTGATCGCCTTTAAGCTGCTCAACGCCGGGGTGAGTGAAAGCGTGATCGGCTTTAATGCCGCTATGCACGCCGTCGGGGTGTTTCTGATTGCGCCGTTTTTACCCGCCTTGTTCCGGCGATTCCGCCCTCTTACGCTCATTGTGGTGTCGCTCTGCGCCATCGCGCTTATTTTTGTGCTGTTCGGCGTCGTCTCGTTCCCGATGTGGTTTTTGCTGCGAATGGGGCTGGGGCTGTTTAGCGAAATCATCATGGTGCAGACCGAAACCTGGCTTAACGGCAGCACGGTTGAACGCGCCAGAGGAAAAGTGCTGGCGCTCTACACCGCCGGAATGTCATTGGGATTTGCCACCGGACCGCTGATTCTGGCGTGGACCGGCAGCAACGGGAATCTCGCCTTTTACGTCGCCAGCGTTCTGGCTGCGCTCGCTATCGTTTTCATTTTCACTTCCGGGATGCCCCGCGTCGAAGGGCACGAAGAGAACCCCGAAACGCTGCGTAACAGCCTGAAACTGGCCGCGCTTCCGGTAATGGCCACGGTGCTGAATGCCGCCGTGGAAGTGCTTGGAATGAATTTTCTTTCGTTATACGCCATCAAGCTGGGCTGGAGCGAATCCGCCTCCGCGCTGTTGATTTCAGTGCTGATGTTTGGCGCCATCATTTTACAGCTGCCCATCGGCTGGTTGGCCGACAGAGTCGATCGGCTCAGGCTGATGACCACGCTGGCCTTTATCGCCGCTGCGCTGGCGTTTGTCTGGCCGCATATTCTCGCGTTCCATCTGCTCTCTTACGCCATGCTATTTATCTGGGGCGGGATTTTCGTGGGGATCTATACCGTCGCGATTACCTGGGTGGGCGAACGGTTCAAAGGCGGTCAACTGGCGGGGATTTACGCAGCGATGTCGGTGGCCTGGGGCGCTGGCGCGCTGGCTGGGCCGCTGTTGGGTGGTTTCGCGATGACGTTTTCACTGCATGGCCTGCCCTGGCTGACCGGCGCGCTGTGCCTTGTGTTTGCGCTGCTGAGCCTCTCCGGTCCGCTCAAAAGTCGTAGCTAA
- a CDS encoding DMT family transporter, translating to MTIIMIILAVIGGATLSIQAAINGQLGSRVGVFKSAFLTFSVGALITGLLIFFFESPHAVSLLDVPKWQLLGAMFGVPYIVIMVLAVQRIGAAVATVAVIFGQLTMSMLIDNFGWLHNPSIPFSMSRLGAIVCLGLALCFIYASSKTKTAPTKKSLRHTATNE from the coding sequence ATGACGATAATCATGATTATTTTGGCCGTCATCGGCGGCGCGACGCTCAGCATTCAGGCCGCCATTAATGGGCAGTTGGGCAGTCGAGTTGGGGTGTTCAAGAGTGCATTTCTGACGTTTTCCGTCGGGGCGTTGATCACCGGGCTGCTGATTTTCTTCTTCGAGTCTCCCCACGCGGTCAGCCTGTTGGACGTGCCGAAATGGCAGCTATTGGGGGCGATGTTCGGGGTACCGTACATTGTCATCATGGTGCTCGCCGTGCAGCGCATTGGGGCTGCGGTCGCCACCGTCGCGGTGATATTCGGGCAGTTAACCATGAGTATGCTGATCGATAACTTTGGCTGGCTGCACAATCCATCGATTCCATTTTCGATGAGCCGTCTGGGGGCCATTGTGTGCCTGGGCCTCGCGCTGTGCTTTATTTACGCCAGCAGCAAGACCAAAACAGCGCCGACTAAAAAGTCACTGCGCCACACCGCGACGAACGAATAA